Genomic segment of Candidatus Omnitrophota bacterium:
CATACCTTTTTAAGCAAGGGAACCATTTTAGGCTTTACGATAAATTGGGTTCCCATCTTATGGAAGTAGACGGTGTGAAGGGGGCGCATTTTGCGCTTTGGGCGCCTAATGCCGCCGGTGTATCGGTCATAGGCAGCTTTAACAAATGGGATCCAAAGGCCCACCCGCTAAGACAAAGAAGTGACGAGTCCGGAATGTGGGAAGGATTTATTCCGGCTGTCGCAAAGGGCGACCTCTACAAATATCACATCATCTCCAAATACAATAACTATAAAGTAAATAAAAGCGATCCGTTCGCTTTTTACTGCGAAGTTTCGCCTAAGACGGCGTCAATTGTCTGGGAAACGCAATACGAGTGGAACGATAAAAAATGGATGAAAAATCGGTATAAACATAATGCTCCGGATAAACCGGTGGCTGTGTACGAGGTCCACCTTGGCTCCTGGAAGCGCGTGAAGGAAGAGAATAATAGATATATGACATATAGGGAAATGGCCGCGCCCCTCGCCGAATATGTCAAGGATATGGGATTTACCCATGTAGAGCTGATGCCCGTCATGGAGCATCCGTTCGATTTATCGTGGGGGTATCAGGTAACGGGCTTTTTTGCGCCCACAAGTCGCTTTGGCGCGCCGGAAGACTTTATGTATCTGGTGGATTACCTGCACAAGAAAGAGATCGGCGTCATTCTGGACTGGGTGCCATCGCATTTCCCCGGAGACGAGCACGGCCTCGCTTATTTTGATGGCACTCATTTATACGAACACGCCGATATGCGCAAGGGCTTTCATCCCGACTGGAAGAGTTATATATTTAATTATGACAGATATGAGGTTAAGGAGTTTCTGATATCGAGCGCCCTATACTGGCTGGAAAAATACCACGCCGACGGGCTGAGGGTTGACGCGGTTGCCTCGATGCTTTATCTCGATTATTCCAGAAAAGAGGGGGAGTGGATCCCCAATAAATACGGCGGCAGGGAAAACCTGGAGGCAATAGCATTCTTGAGGCAGTTAAACGAGGTGCTGTACGGCGCCTACCCCGATATACAAATGATCGCCGAAGATTCCACCGCATGGCCCATGGTATCAAGGCCTGCTTCGGTCGGAGGGCTCGGATTTGGCATGAAATGGAGCATGGGGTGGATGCACGATACCTTATGCTATTTTTCAAAAGATCCCGTTTACCGCAAGTACGAACACAATCAGATAACTTTCAGCATATGGTACGCATTTTCGGAAAATTTCCTCCTGCCTTTTTCGCATGACGAGGTTGTGCATGGAAAGGGCTCGCTACTTCATAAGATGCCGGGAGACGATTGGCAGAAGTTCGCGAACCTCAGGCTTCTTTTCGGCTACATGTACGGCCACCCCGGCAAGAAGCTCTTATTTATGGGCTGCGAATTCGCGCAAAGAAAAGAGTGGTCCAATTATGAAAGCCTGGAGTGGCCTCTTCTGCAATACTCCCCTCATCAGAATGTGCAAAAATGGGTGCGCGACCTTAATCATTTGTATAAGGCCGAACCGGCGTTGTATAAAAGGGATTTCGAATCTCAAGGTTTCGAGTGGGTAGATTTTCGTGATTGGGAAAACAGCGTAATAAGTTTTATAAGAAAAGGATTCGGGACGAACGATATCATACTTGTGGTATGCAATTTTACGCCGGTACCGCGGCTTAACTATAAAGTCAACGTCCCAAAGCCTGGCATATGGCAGGAGCTTCTGAACAGCGACGCCAAGGAGTACGGAGGAAGCGGCATGGGAAATCTTGGCGGGATAGCCGCCATACCTTCATCCTATCAGCCAGATTATTATACAATGGCGCTTACACTCCCGCCTCTGGGCGTCTTATTCTTTAAGAATATTGGGGTCAGACCCTGATTATGTTAACTACGTAGTTTACATAACGAGGGTCTGACCCCAGGCAAGTAAAGGGCAAATCGGAGGTGCATTATGAAACAGTTATTATCGGCTTTGATCGTAGCGGCTTTTGTGGTATCATTTTTATGCGTAATGCCCGTATCATACGGGGAATCCAATGTCCTTAAAGAAGGCCTTCTGGGGGCCGGTGCCGGAGCGGTAGGCGGATGGGCTTCCGGAGCCAAAAGCAAAAATGTATGGAAAGGTGCTCTTGCCGGTGCAGGCGTAAATGTAGTCGGCAACGCTCTTCTTGATTCTTCGAGCAATGAACATGTAGCCACAACCAATGAGGTCCAATCCATGCCGAACAATCAAGAGGCCTTTTCTAACGGCTATAAAGAAGGTTACAATAACGGCTATAAACAGGGCTATGTAGACGGATTAAAAGACGGCCATTCACTCGGGGCCGGAGCGAAACCATCCGAATAAACGGCGGCTCATGAAAAAATTATTGCACATAATAGCTACACCGAGGGGCAAAGAGTCACACACGCTTAAAGTGTCGGAGTCCTTCTTAGAGGCGTTCGCGAAAAAATATCCCAAATGTGTGATCGATACCCTAAACGTGACTGAAGAGGAACTGCCGGCTCTTGGCGTAAAAACGGTGCAGGGAAAATACGCTCTTCTAAGCGGCAAAGATCTTTCCGGGCCGTTGGCCAAAGCGTGGGAACCTGTAAAAAAACATATCGGACGCTTTCTTTCGGCTGACGCATATCTTATAAGCACGCCGATGTGGAACTTCAGTATACCCTATCCATTAAAACATTATATCGATATTATTGTGCAGCCTCGGTATCTTTTTAGATATACCGATAAGGGTGTTGAGGGGCTTGTTAAAAATAAGAAAATGTTGATCATAACCTCGAAAGGAGGGGATTACTCGACCGGAAGCCCCATGCGCCCGTACGATTTCGAGGAGACGTATTTACACTGGATATTCAGTTTTGTCGGTATGACCGATATTTCTTTTATTAATGCTCAGCCAATGGACGCTTTCGGCCCGGACGTAGCGGAAAAAAAGATAGAAGAGGCGAAAGTATTGGCGAAAAAATCAGCCGAGGAGTGGCAGGAGGTGCAAAGTGGAGATAAAAGTACAGAAATTAAATCAGGACGAACTTAACAAGATGAATGTCTTCGCCTGGCCCGTGTGGGCGAAGGAGATATCACGGTTCGACTGGCAGTATGACGGCATTGAGGAGTGTTATCTTCTGGACGGCGACGTTATAGTAGAAACAAAAGACGGAAAAAATGTAAAGTTCGGCAAAGGCGACTTTGTAACATTCCCAAAAGGGCTTTCCTGCACATGGGATATAAAGAAGCCCGTGAGGAAGCATTATAACTTTAAGTAATATTTTTATTTTTTCGCAAATAGGCGGGCAGGATGCGGAGTGAGTCTCTGTACTTGGCTATAGTGCGCCTTTTTATTAAAATACCTTCCTTCGTCAAACTTTCATAAATATCATTGTCGGTCAGAGGTTTTGCCTTAGCCTCATTTTTAACAAGCGCTTCAATCCGATTTTTTACAGCTTGCTTGGAGACAGATTCGCCGTTCTCTTTTTTGACGCTGGCGCTTAAAAGGCTCTTTAGGGGCACTACATTATCGTCGATCTGTATGTATTTGTTTGAAATCGTGCGGGTTACAGTAGATTCGTGCAGCTTGAGCGCCTCGGAGATATTTTTTACAGTGAGGCTCTTCATTTCATGAGGGTGGTTTTGCAGTGAGTCTTTATGGAATTGCAGTATGTAATCCGCCACTCTGCACATGGTCTCTTCCCGGCGCCTTATGCCGTCTATAAGATGGCGGGCAGTATCCATATTTTCCTTCATGAATTGGCGCGCTTCGGCGTCTTTTATAATCTCCAGCTTATTTTCATACGGGTTGTAAAGCCGGAGCCGCGGCATCCAGTCTTTATTTAGCTCGAGCTGCAGCTTTTTCTTTGCGAGACTCACAAGAAAATCTGGCGCTACGCGTTCGGATTTTTCGCTTAAAATATTACTCGCCGGCCGGGGATTCAGTTTTTTAATGTTGGCTATCGCCGTTTGGACCGCCTCTTTATCGGCCGCGAGAATCCGCGCTATCTTTTCCGCATTGTTTTTTGCCACTTCGTCAATGCATTCAGTTACTATGCGGTATTCCAGAGAATCTTCTTTATTCGCTTTTTTTAACTGCAGTTGAAGGCATTCAGTGAGGTCGTGCGCGCCTATACCTGCGGGCTCAAGGCCCTGGACTGCTTCTAGGGCCCTTTCCGTTTCTTCCAGGCTTACCATGAGATCGCTCGTCACTTCCTCGACATCAACTGTTATGTAGCCGTTATCATCCATCTCATATATCAGGTATTCCGCTATCTCCAATTCCTTGTCCGTTAAATCGAGTATCCTGAGCTGAGAAATAAGAGGGAGGCGCTTATTTTCTTTGTCTTCGGTAGCCGCGTCATTATATTCGTAGGTAGTAGAGAGCTTTTTAGGTTTTTCGCTAAGGATCTTTTGGAGGAACGGATTCGATTCCGCAATAGAGTCGATATATTCGGCAAGGTCTTTGGTGGACATACCAAGCAGCATAATAGAATGTTTCATCTGCGGCGTGAGCGCCATCCGGTACAGCATCTTTTGCTGATGCGATAGTCTATTTTTCAGTAATAGCTCAGTCTCAGAAGAAGTACTAAGGTAAGCCCGTCTTTGCGAGGAAGCTGTAGTTAGCCGGCATGCTGACGAAGCAATCTCCTTCGGAGAGGCTGCACACTCCCCTTGCGGGGCGGCTTCGCACTCTTTTTTTAACCGCTAAGGCTTTAAATTGATCGCGTCCATTTTGGCGCATTTTTTTCTTGACATTATCCGAGCAATAATATAGTATGTCGGATATGAGAATGACTGCCTCCAATCGATTGAAACAGCTCCTCAAAGAGCGCGATAAGCTGGCTGCCAGATTAAGCGGCTATAAGCATACCCTGCGCGGAACGATCGTCAAACGCGGCAATATCTGCGGCAAGCCGGTATGTATATGCAAGCGCAAGAATAACCCCGTTCTTCACGGGCCATATCAGTACCTCTCCCACCGTTCCAGAAAATCTATCAACATGATATTCCTGAATAAAAGGAAGCTCTCCCGCGCGATAAGGGGCGTGAGAGAGTATAACGAGCTCATTGATCTCATCTACCGGATAAGCGAGATAAATTTTAAGGTTCTAAGATATCATCACGCAAGGATGTCTGATGAGCGATAAAGAGATAAAGCGGATCCTTTTAAAATTAAAGATCCTTGAGGAAGAAAACGAGAAGCTTAAAGAAGAAAACGCCTATCTGAAGTTTAAACTCGAAGATCTGCAATCCAAGCGCTATAAATCCAAAAAGATTAAACCGCCTGATGACACGCCTTCGGTGCCGTCGGTTGCCAAAAAGCGCGGCGGCCTCTTTGGCCATATCGGCTGGTTCCGGAAAAAACCCAAAGAAATAAACAGGATAGAGGAAGTCCGGTTAGATAAATGCCCCAAATGCGGCTCAGGCGACTTAATCGAATGCAAAGATACGCATGAGCATATCCAAGAGGATATTATCCTGCCAAAGGTTGAGGTGACCTTATATCGTAAACATCGTTACTACTGCAAAAACTGTAAAGAGATAATCTCGCCGAAAGGAGCCGATGAGATCCCGGGAAGCTGTATAGGTCCGAGGGCGAAGGCTTTCGCCGCGTTCCTAAGGTTCGGCATAAAAATATCGGAACGCGACGTATGCGTCTTCTTCCAGAGAGCCTTCAACTTAAAAATGGCTGCCTCCTCAATAGCCGGCTTCATGGATCAACTTAAGACAGAAGCTCTTCCTATCTATAATGATCTATTGGCTTCGCTTAAAAAAGGATCATTTATCCACGCCGATGAGACCGGTTGGTCTATAGACGGCATTAATCATTGGCTCTGGAAGTTCTCCAACAAGAAGATATGCGTAAGCCACATAGATAAAGCTCGAGGGCAGGCTGTTGTGGAGAAGATGCTGGGCGATAAATATAATGGCGTTTTAATATCGGACTTCTTATCTGCCTATAACAAAATAATAACGCCGGCCAAGCAGAGATGCCTTGTCCATATACTTCGGGATTTAGAAAAGGTTATGGAATACTGGCACGACGACAGAGAGGTCTTGCGATACTCGGAGAGGCTGAAGAAGATATTCGAGGACGCTATCCAATTATACAAGGAATATAAAGGAAGGATTTGGGATGATACTTACTGCCGCCAGAGGGAGTTAATCGCCAAAGCCATGGAAGACTTCGAATTCCCTAACCCCAACAAGCGGATACTGAGACGATTTGCTAAGCGCCTCAAAAGGCACAAGAACGAACTATTCACCTTCCTGTATATAAAAAACATCGACTACCACAATAATCACGCCGAACAGCAGATAAGGCCCGATGTCATATTCCGCAAAATAACATTTGGTAACCGTTCTCTTGCCGGCGCCGAGAACCACAGCGTTATCATGAGCATCCTTCAGACCGCTAAATTAAACGGTATAGATCCGATAGGCGTTGTGGAAAAGATACTGCTAAGATCACCGCAGAATCCGCTCGCCAAGGCATTTTATCCATAAAAACATTACCTTTGTTATCATAGCCGGTGGAATAATCTAAAAAGCGAGAGTGCGAAGTCTCCCTGCAAGGGGATTGCTTCTCCCGCCCGAAAAAAAACCATGGGCGGGATCGCAATGACGGGGTTCTTCTAGCGCTGGGCTGTTACATTTTTCATAATATGATACTCTGCTCAGATACCAATTTTATCATTAAGGCAACAAAAAGCAACTTTTTTCTTCCTCTTCCTAACTTCTGTGGACTTTTGGCGCCATTTGCAACAAAACTGTCTATTTGCCGCAACACTTGGGTATATACAATCGTTTTCTAAGGCAGATTTATCCCTGTAAAGTTGGCACGAATAATGCTTAGCACTGAAGATGTATGTTCATACATACATGTCATAGTTTATCATAGACACGTTTTTAACCTATATAATACGGAGGAATGACAAATGGCAGACAAGCGCTTAACCATAACAGAGGTAGCGAAATCAGTGGGAGTGACTCCCCGCACGAT
This window contains:
- a CDS encoding IS66 family transposase — encoded protein: MSDKEIKRILLKLKILEEENEKLKEENAYLKFKLEDLQSKRYKSKKIKPPDDTPSVPSVAKKRGGLFGHIGWFRKKPKEINRIEEVRLDKCPKCGSGDLIECKDTHEHIQEDIILPKVEVTLYRKHRYYCKNCKEIISPKGADEIPGSCIGPRAKAFAAFLRFGIKISERDVCVFFQRAFNLKMAASSIAGFMDQLKTEALPIYNDLLASLKKGSFIHADETGWSIDGINHWLWKFSNKKICVSHIDKARGQAVVEKMLGDKYNGVLISDFLSAYNKIITPAKQRCLVHILRDLEKVMEYWHDDREVLRYSERLKKIFEDAIQLYKEYKGRIWDDTYCRQRELIAKAMEDFEFPNPNKRILRRFAKRLKRHKNELFTFLYIKNIDYHNNHAEQQIRPDVIFRKITFGNRSLAGAENHSVIMSILQTAKLNGIDPIGVVEKILLRSPQNPLAKAFYP
- the rpoN gene encoding RNA polymerase factor sigma-54, producing MLYRMALTPQMKHSIMLLGMSTKDLAEYIDSIAESNPFLQKILSEKPKKLSTTYEYNDAATEDKENKRLPLISQLRILDLTDKELEIAEYLIYEMDDNGYITVDVEEVTSDLMVSLEETERALEAVQGLEPAGIGAHDLTECLQLQLKKANKEDSLEYRIVTECIDEVAKNNAEKIARILAADKEAVQTAIANIKKLNPRPASNILSEKSERVAPDFLVSLAKKKLQLELNKDWMPRLRLYNPYENKLEIIKDAEARQFMKENMDTARHLIDGIRRREETMCRVADYILQFHKDSLQNHPHEMKSLTVKNISEALKLHESTVTRTISNKYIQIDDNVVPLKSLLSASVKKENGESVSKQAVKNRIEALVKNEAKAKPLTDNDIYESLTKEGILIKRRTIAKYRDSLRILPAYLRKNKNIT
- the glgB gene encoding 1,4-alpha-glucan branching protein GlgB, with the protein product MFITDHDTYLFKQGNHFRLYDKLGSHLMEVDGVKGAHFALWAPNAAGVSVIGSFNKWDPKAHPLRQRSDESGMWEGFIPAVAKGDLYKYHIISKYNNYKVNKSDPFAFYCEVSPKTASIVWETQYEWNDKKWMKNRYKHNAPDKPVAVYEVHLGSWKRVKEENNRYMTYREMAAPLAEYVKDMGFTHVELMPVMEHPFDLSWGYQVTGFFAPTSRFGAPEDFMYLVDYLHKKEIGVILDWVPSHFPGDEHGLAYFDGTHLYEHADMRKGFHPDWKSYIFNYDRYEVKEFLISSALYWLEKYHADGLRVDAVASMLYLDYSRKEGEWIPNKYGGRENLEAIAFLRQLNEVLYGAYPDIQMIAEDSTAWPMVSRPASVGGLGFGMKWSMGWMHDTLCYFSKDPVYRKYEHNQITFSIWYAFSENFLLPFSHDEVVHGKGSLLHKMPGDDWQKFANLRLLFGYMYGHPGKKLLFMGCEFAQRKEWSNYESLEWPLLQYSPHQNVQKWVRDLNHLYKAEPALYKRDFESQGFEWVDFRDWENSVISFIRKGFGTNDIILVVCNFTPVPRLNYKVNVPKPGIWQELLNSDAKEYGGSGMGNLGGIAAIPSSYQPDYYTMALTLPPLGVLFFKNIGVRP
- a CDS encoding cupin domain-containing protein; the protein is MEIKVQKLNQDELNKMNVFAWPVWAKEISRFDWQYDGIEECYLLDGDVIVETKDGKNVKFGKGDFVTFPKGLSCTWDIKKPVRKHYNFK
- a CDS encoding NAD(P)H-dependent oxidoreductase codes for the protein MKKLLHIIATPRGKESHTLKVSESFLEAFAKKYPKCVIDTLNVTEEELPALGVKTVQGKYALLSGKDLSGPLAKAWEPVKKHIGRFLSADAYLISTPMWNFSIPYPLKHYIDIIVQPRYLFRYTDKGVEGLVKNKKMLIITSKGGDYSTGSPMRPYDFEETYLHWIFSFVGMTDISFINAQPMDAFGPDVAEKKIEEAKVLAKKSAEEWQEVQSGDKSTEIKSGRT